A window of Coregonus clupeaformis isolate EN_2021a chromosome 28, ASM2061545v1, whole genome shotgun sequence contains these coding sequences:
- the LOC123482108 gene encoding zinc finger and SCAN domain-containing protein 2-like, whose amino-acid sequence MSKIQLLRVFLNQRLTAAAEEIFGAVEKTIAEYQEEISRSKEENNRLQNILDIVIKPEIKLQRADLQQLTVLEEEVPPEQQPCEQDWSLSLGQVDSEPIRIKKEQEELKKQLQWLESDTREFIFDPFCVSDYDQDPTQSSQIQSEENRERDSQPNIVTGQIKTEPDGEDYRISEPTCSSAQSKNSEHVNGMESKGVQSVLKSHKPKTTRKQKRKQTYSSANGMKCTPCSCKVCGRSFRYKRPFLNHVQSHAHIEDKERLCGVCGKHLDSKESMKDHLQTHIVAEPEFCHVCGKMFTTKLRLKKHMRVHTGEKPYRCDDCGRCFSDAANLIGHKRTHTGEKPYCCQECGQGFTQSGHLVLHRRRHTGEKPYLCSVCGKSFSTRSNYTGHMRVHTGEKPYCCHDCSKCFSNTANLSAHRRIHTGEKPYCCDYCGKGFAQNGNLKMHMKTHRK is encoded by the exons atgtctaaaatacAGTTGTTGAGAGTGTTTCTCAACCAGCGGTTAACTGCGGCTGCTGAGGAGATATTTGGGGCAGTTGAAAAAACGATAGCGGAGTACCAGGAAGAGATTTCCCGTTCGAAAGAGGAGAACAACCGTCTACAGAATATTCTTGACATCGTTATTAAACCTGAGATAAAGTTACAAAGAGCAG acctccAGCAGCTCACTGTATTGGAAGAGGAGGTTCCCCCTGAGCAGCAGCCCTGTGAGCAGGATTGGAGCCTTAGTCTTGGACAGGTGGACAGCGAGCCCATAAGGATAAAAAAGGAGCAGGAGGAACTCAAAAAGCAACTTcagtggctggagtctgacaccAGAGAGTTCATATTTGATCCTTTCTGTGTAAGTGATTATGATCAGGACCCAACTCAGTCCTCGCAAATCCAAAGTGAGGAAAATAGGGAGAGAGACTCTCAACCAAACATTGTAACTGGACAGATCAAAACAGAACCTGATGGAGAGGACTACAGAATATCAGAACCAACCTGTTCTTCAGCTCAGAGTAAAAATAGTGAACATGTCAATGGGATGGAAAGCAAAGGAGTGCagtctgttttaaagtcacacaAACCAAAGActacaagaaaacaaaaaagaaaacAAACTTATAGCAGTGCAAATGGCATGAAATGTACTCCATGTTCTTGTAAGGTTTGTGGGAGGTCTTTTCGGTACAAGCGTCCCTTTTTGAATCATGTGCAAAGTCATGCACATATTGAGGATAAAGAacgtctctgtggtgtgtgtggaaAGCACCTAGATTCTAAAGAGAGTATGAAAGACCACCTCCAAACTCACATCGTAGCTGAGCCTGAGTTTTGTCATGTTTGTGGTAAAATGTTCACCACAAAGCTTAGGCTGAAAAAGCACATGAgggttcacacaggagagaaaccataccGCTGCGATGATTGTGGCAGGTGTTTCAGCGATGCAGCCAATTTGATTGGACACAAAAGGACTCACACCGGCGAGAAACCATATTGCTGCCAGGAATGTGGCCAAGGATTCACTCAAAGTGGACATCTGGTTTTGCACAGGAGGAGACATACTGGGGAGAAGCCATATCTCTGTTCTGTTTGTGGCAAAAGTTTCAGCACCAGATCAAATTATACAGGACACATGAGAgttcacacaggggagaaaccataCTGCTGCCATGATTGTAGCAAATGTTTCAGCAATACTGCAAATCTGAGCGCGCACAGGAGGATTCATACAGGGGAGAAACCATATTGTTGTGATTATTGTGGCAAAGGATTTGCTCAGAATGGAAATCTTAAAATGCACATGAAGACCCACAGGAAATAA